One Paenibacillus sp. FSL H7-0737 DNA segment encodes these proteins:
- a CDS encoding DUF2933 domain-containing protein has translation MNWSWLITLICPLMMLFMMFGLGGKHGHGHGHGSRKQASPDYQELQKELNELKMQNEQMRRDIQSLTP, from the coding sequence ATGAATTGGTCTTGGTTAATCACATTGATCTGTCCTTTGATGATGTTATTTATGATGTTCGGACTGGGTGGGAAACATGGACACGGGCACGGGCATGGGTCGAGAAAGCAAGCGTCGCCTGATTATCAGGAGCTTCAGAAAGAATTGAATGAGCTGAAAATGCAGAATGAACAAATGAGAAGAGATATTCAAAGTCTCACACCATAA
- a CDS encoding glutamine--tRNA ligase/YqeY domain fusion protein — MNKEPEVLAESYIDRLIQEELEAGTYSRDICTRFPPEPNGYLHIGSAYAIHTNYTTAKKYGGKFHLRFDDTNPLKEDLEYVNAICEDMLWMGYPPDHTFYGSDYSEKIYNSAVKLIQKGKAYVCDLSPEEVSAYRGTLTEPGKNSPYRERSVEENLKLFTEMRNGAYPTGARVLRAKIDMSSPNINLRDPVIYRIIHAEHYRTGNDWCIYPMYDFAHPIQDAIEGITHSLCSIEFKDHRPLYEWVLNELDTPEAPKQREFGRVNITGVVTSKRYIRQLVTGHYVDGWDDPRLPTLRGLRRRGFTPESIRNFVKEIGFVRNSTIVDIAMLEHSLRQDLKAKATSVMAVLKPLKVVITNYPENQSEWLKIENNSEDKTLGEREVPFSRTLYIEQEDFMEEPPKGYHRLTIGNEVRLKGAYFIKCNEVLKDEATGEVIELRCTYDPRTKSGSGFNERKVKATIHWVSAEHAIKAEVHLYERLLKDNDGPKEEDERWDAYLNPDSLTILKDCLLEPSMASALPEDKFQFIRHGFFCVDKKYTTADKLVLNRIVPLKDTWKKNS; from the coding sequence ATGAACAAGGAACCGGAAGTATTAGCAGAGAGTTACATCGACAGATTGATTCAAGAAGAGCTGGAAGCTGGAACTTACAGTAGAGATATTTGCACGAGATTCCCACCGGAGCCTAATGGGTATTTGCATATTGGCAGTGCGTATGCTATTCACACGAACTATACGACTGCGAAAAAGTATGGCGGGAAGTTCCATTTGCGGTTCGATGACACCAATCCTTTAAAAGAGGATCTGGAGTATGTAAATGCTATTTGCGAAGATATGTTATGGATGGGCTACCCGCCAGACCATACTTTCTACGGATCAGACTATTCGGAAAAAATATATAATAGCGCGGTAAAGTTAATCCAAAAAGGAAAAGCCTACGTCTGCGATTTATCACCTGAAGAGGTGTCAGCTTATAGAGGAACGCTTACGGAGCCGGGAAAGAACAGCCCTTATCGGGAGCGTTCTGTGGAAGAGAATTTGAAGTTATTCACGGAGATGAGGAATGGAGCCTATCCGACGGGAGCCAGAGTATTACGGGCCAAAATAGATATGAGCTCACCTAATATCAACTTGCGTGATCCAGTGATTTACAGAATCATTCATGCGGAGCATTATAGAACCGGCAACGATTGGTGCATCTATCCGATGTATGATTTTGCCCATCCTATACAAGATGCAATCGAAGGGATTACGCATTCCCTATGTTCCATTGAGTTTAAGGATCATCGACCACTGTATGAGTGGGTGCTGAATGAACTGGATACCCCTGAGGCTCCAAAGCAAAGGGAATTCGGACGCGTAAATATCACCGGCGTCGTTACTAGCAAACGGTATATTAGACAACTGGTTACAGGACATTATGTGGATGGCTGGGATGATCCAAGACTTCCAACGCTTCGCGGACTGCGGAGAAGAGGTTTTACGCCGGAGAGTATTCGGAATTTTGTGAAGGAAATTGGATTTGTTAGGAATAGCACCATTGTAGATATTGCCATGTTAGAGCATTCGCTTAGACAAGATTTGAAGGCGAAGGCAACTAGCGTGATGGCTGTTCTAAAGCCTCTAAAGGTGGTTATTACTAACTACCCTGAGAATCAAAGCGAATGGCTGAAGATTGAGAATAACAGTGAGGATAAGACGCTTGGGGAAAGGGAAGTTCCTTTTTCACGGACGCTTTATATTGAACAAGAGGATTTCATGGAGGAGCCACCCAAAGGTTATCACAGGCTGACTATAGGGAATGAGGTTAGGTTAAAGGGCGCCTACTTCATTAAGTGCAATGAGGTGCTCAAGGACGAAGCAACTGGAGAGGTTATAGAGCTTCGCTGCACCTATGATCCGAGAACGAAGAGTGGAAGTGGATTTAATGAACGGAAGGTTAAAGCGACCATCCACTGGGTATCGGCAGAGCACGCGATCAAGGCGGAAGTTCATCTATATGAGCGGTTGCTAAAAGATAACGACGGTCCTAAAGAAGAGGATGAGCGCTGGGACGCGTATCTTAATCCAGATTCCCTAACCATTCTGAAGGATTGTTTGTTGGAGCCTTCCATGGCGAGTGCACTTCCAGAAGATAAATTTCAATTCATCCGGCATGGATTCTTCTGTGTAGATAAGAAATATACCACAGCAGATAAGCTGGTACTGAACCGAATTGTGCCGCTTAAGGATACATGGAAGAAAAATTCGTAA